From a region of the Odoribacter splanchnicus DSM 20712 genome:
- a CDS encoding ParM/StbA family protein: protein MLKSYNFPSVYEATNQELANVAENILDGIKINLDDTDYIVGNLALVEGYSPHKSINAAPTDEEYKLLSEASLLLTQPKGEEEIYLTTGFPFATYILYRDKAMEVLQGRHIINYDASTFGGPNTTKREVNVGKVEIIPEIMGCTTAIREGNLQEKENFFIVSLGYGTCEAVVSTRAGLINRSAVSTHGIRHAVNLLANELSKNFYLNLKTEHQIDVAFQKGNITVNRVKHNILDIREKVLKMYYNEIVAPNLRRAFIDDDFNKCTKMYLVGGGALYPELVDCFKEEFGDIVSVNVYPEPEKCASQGYCLNSKIKSSVARSNIPHNIEAEEIKIFRNPQLAVGIDIGNANTCVTIYKEGE from the coding sequence ATGTTGAAGTCTTACAATTTTCCTAGCGTATATGAAGCGACTAATCAGGAACTTGCTAACGTTGCAGAAAATATACTGGATGGGATAAAGATCAATCTCGATGATACGGATTACATCGTCGGTAACCTGGCACTGGTCGAAGGCTATTCTCCACATAAGAGTATCAATGCAGCCCCGACAGACGAAGAGTATAAATTATTGAGTGAAGCCAGTTTGTTGCTTACCCAACCGAAAGGAGAAGAGGAAATCTATCTGACGACAGGATTCCCGTTCGCAACTTATATACTCTACCGGGATAAAGCGATGGAAGTCTTACAAGGACGACATATTATCAATTACGATGCTTCCACTTTCGGTGGTCCGAATACAACCAAACGTGAAGTGAACGTAGGTAAAGTCGAGATTATTCCTGAAATTATGGGATGTACGACAGCAATCCGCGAGGGGAACCTGCAAGAAAAAGAAAACTTTTTTATCGTCAGCCTCGGATACGGCACCTGCGAAGCCGTCGTTTCGACAAGAGCCGGACTGATCAACCGTTCAGCCGTCAGTACCCACGGTATCCGTCATGCCGTAAATTTATTGGCTAATGAGCTCAGTAAAAATTTCTATCTGAACCTCAAAACAGAACACCAGATAGATGTAGCTTTCCAAAAAGGAAATATCACTGTAAACCGGGTTAAACACAACATATTGGATATACGTGAAAAAGTATTGAAAATGTACTATAATGAAATCGTCGCTCCTAATTTAAGAAGAGCATTTATAGACGATGATTTCAATAAATGTACGAAAATGTATTTAGTCGGTGGTGGTGCTTTGTATCCTGAACTGGTCGATTGCTTCAAAGAAGAATTCGGCGATATCGTATCGGTCAATGTATATCCTGAACCGGAGAAATGTGCTTCTCAGGGGTATTGTCTGAACTCTAAAATCAAATCTTCCGTCGCCCGTTCGAATATCCCGCATAATATTGAAGCGGAAGAAATTAAGATATTCAGAAATCCTCAGCTAGCTGTCGGTATCGATATAGGCAATGCGAATACTTGTGTCACCATCTACAAAGAAGGGGAATAA